Proteins from one Lachnospiraceae bacterium KGMB03038 genomic window:
- a CDS encoding YifB family Mg chelatase-like AAA ATPase, producing the protein MAFCTILSAALRGLAAEPVQVEADMSNGLPVFLMVGYLSSEVKEAAARVRTAVKNSGIQLPPRRIVVNLAPATLRKRGASFDLPIALAVMGAMGLYDPAKLDGTLVIGELSLDGSVREVPGILPIMLAAKEYGCHTCILPKGNGAEGTLAKGIRILGVESLEEAGRYLRGETKIRPAEQGKTVPSKCLQEAGLDYRDVQGQEHVKRAAEVAVAGGHNLLMIGPPGSGKSMIAKRLPTILPPPSLEESMEITKIYSVLGMVDEERPLVTGRPFRSVHHTITRSALAGGGNIPMPGEISLAHGGVLFLDELAEFSRNVLEALRQPLEEGQVRITRSHGNYLFPADFILAAAMNPCPCGNYPNIEKCTCTPSQVQQYLGRISQPLLDRIDICAETAKVPYQTLRGKGERESSEAIRKRVMAARKIQEERYKSGPTRTNAGQTLGELKRFCALGPKEEVLMQQVFDRMGLTARTCHKILKVARTIADLEGEEKIRESHLLEAIGYRTMDKKYWGR; encoded by the coding sequence ATGGCATTTTGTACTATTTTGTCCGCGGCTCTGCGGGGACTGGCGGCGGAGCCGGTGCAGGTGGAGGCGGATATGAGCAATGGCCTGCCGGTTTTCCTTATGGTGGGCTATCTTTCGTCCGAAGTAAAGGAAGCCGCGGCGCGGGTAAGAACAGCTGTGAAAAACTCCGGCATCCAGCTTCCGCCGCGAAGAATCGTGGTGAATCTGGCGCCCGCCACTTTGCGAAAGAGAGGAGCGTCTTTTGACCTGCCTATTGCTCTGGCGGTTATGGGGGCTATGGGACTGTATGATCCGGCAAAGCTTGACGGGACGCTGGTCATCGGTGAACTGAGCCTTGACGGGAGCGTCAGAGAAGTGCCGGGCATACTTCCTATTATGCTGGCGGCAAAAGAATATGGCTGCCATACCTGTATCCTGCCAAAAGGAAACGGGGCGGAAGGGACGTTGGCAAAAGGGATCCGGATCCTGGGAGTAGAAAGTCTGGAAGAAGCAGGCCGGTATCTGCGGGGAGAGACAAAGATCCGTCCGGCAGAACAGGGAAAGACAGTACCATCTAAGTGCCTCCAGGAAGCGGGGCTGGACTATAGAGACGTCCAAGGGCAGGAACATGTCAAACGGGCTGCGGAGGTGGCAGTGGCGGGAGGCCATAACCTTCTGATGATCGGTCCGCCAGGAAGCGGCAAATCGATGATCGCCAAGCGGCTGCCGACCATCCTTCCGCCGCCCAGCCTGGAGGAAAGCATGGAGATCACTAAGATCTACAGTGTGCTGGGGATGGTAGACGAAGAACGGCCGCTGGTCACCGGCCGCCCTTTTCGGAGTGTTCACCATACGATCACCAGAAGCGCGCTGGCAGGGGGCGGCAATATTCCTATGCCGGGGGAGATCAGTCTGGCCCATGGAGGTGTCTTATTCCTGGATGAACTGGCAGAGTTTTCGAGAAATGTGCTGGAGGCGCTGCGCCAGCCTTTGGAAGAAGGACAGGTCCGCATCACAAGAAGTCATGGGAATTACCTGTTTCCGGCGGACTTTATCCTGGCCGCGGCCATGAACCCATGTCCCTGTGGGAATTACCCAAATATAGAAAAATGTACCTGCACGCCGTCTCAGGTCCAGCAGTATCTTGGCCGGATCAGCCAGCCGCTGCTGGATCGGATTGATATCTGCGCTGAGACGGCAAAAGTCCCTTATCAGACATTAAGAGGAAAGGGAGAGAGGGAAAGTTCAGAAGCGATCCGAAAACGAGTGATGGCGGCAAGAAAGATCCAGGAAGAACGCTATAAGAGCGGACCTACCAGAACAAATGCCGGACAGACGCTAGGCGAACTGAAGCGTTTCTGCGCTTTGGGACCTAAGGAGGAAGTCCTGATGCAGCAGGTGTTTGACCGCATGGGACTGACCGCCAGGACCTGCCATAAGATCCTGAAAGTGGCTCGGACGATCGCGGACTTGGAAGGAGAAGAGAAAATCCGGGAGTCTCATCTGCTGGAAGCCATAGGATACCGGACAATGGATAAAAAATACTGGGGGAGGTAG
- the dprA gene encoding DNA-protecting protein DprA, with protein MLYEHWLSGIPGISGAKKRRLREYYENGKNIYYIEEKKLGQEGILTEKEKASLIQARKDQNLEEDYRKDQAAGIRFIPYFQKDYPKRLSEIPDPPFALYVKGKLPRDDRPSAAIVGARKCTPYGEQAALEFGYELARAGVQVVSGLARGIDGAAQRGALNGGGEVFAVLGCGVDICYPREHIGLYTDIQRTGGILSELKRDSPPLPAHFPVRNRIISGLADHILVMEARIKSGSLITADLALEQGKDVYALPGPFSSSLSRGCHLLIQQGAGILVSPSDFLEGIGRPAVRNGQKSDKNKKILESPENMLYSCLDFFPKSIDQLLDETSFAPGELLGLLTALELKGYAREVSKNYYVRVR; from the coding sequence ATGCTTTATGAACATTGGCTGTCAGGAATTCCAGGAATCTCCGGGGCAAAAAAACGCAGATTGCGGGAATATTATGAAAATGGAAAGAACATATATTATATAGAAGAAAAGAAGTTGGGACAGGAAGGAATCCTGACTGAGAAGGAAAAGGCTTCGCTGATCCAGGCAAGAAAGGACCAGAATCTGGAAGAGGATTATAGGAAAGATCAGGCGGCGGGAATCCGATTCATTCCGTATTTTCAAAAAGATTATCCAAAACGGCTGAGTGAGATTCCGGATCCGCCGTTTGCGCTGTATGTGAAAGGAAAACTTCCCAGAGATGACCGGCCCTCGGCGGCGATCGTGGGAGCCAGAAAATGTACGCCTTATGGGGAACAGGCGGCTTTGGAGTTTGGTTATGAGCTGGCCCGTGCCGGTGTGCAGGTGGTAAGCGGCCTGGCAAGGGGAATCGATGGGGCCGCCCAAAGGGGAGCCCTGAATGGGGGAGGAGAGGTGTTCGCTGTGCTGGGCTGCGGAGTTGACATCTGTTATCCCAGAGAACACATTGGATTGTACACGGATATCCAACGGACCGGAGGAATTCTTTCAGAACTAAAAAGAGATAGTCCGCCCCTTCCGGCGCATTTTCCCGTCAGAAACCGTATTATCAGCGGTCTGGCAGATCACATTCTGGTCATGGAGGCCAGAATAAAAAGCGGTTCCCTGATCACGGCGGATCTGGCGCTAGAGCAGGGGAAAGACGTGTACGCTCTTCCGGGCCCGTTTTCCAGCTCTCTAAGCCGTGGATGCCATCTGTTGATCCAGCAGGGGGCGGGTATCCTGGTGTCGCCCTCTGATTTTTTGGAAGGAATTGGAAGACCGGCGGTAAGAAATGGACAAAAATCTGACAAAAATAAAAAAATACTTGAAAGTCCCGAAAATATGTTGTATAGTTGTCTCGATTTCTTCCCAAAGAGCATAGATCAGCTTCTGGATGAGACCTCATTCGCCCCCGGAGAACTCCTGGGGCTTTTGACGGCGCTGGAACTGAAAGGATACGCAAGGGAAGTTTCCAAGAACTATTATGTAAGGGTCCGCTGA
- the topA gene encoding type I DNA topoisomerase produces the protein MARYLVIVESPAKVKTIKKFLGKNYVVTASNGHVRDLPKSQLGIDVEHDFEPKYITIRGKGELLAGLRKEVKKADRVYLATDPDREGEAISWHLSKALNLEDKKTYRISFNEITKNAVKESLKNARDIDMDLVDAQQARRILDRIVGYKISPLLWAKVKRGLSAGRVQSVALRIIADREEEISAFIPEEYWTLDAQLKVPGERKSVTAKFYGTGDKKKTISSKEELDQILQEIQDARYYVEDVRKGERIKKTPVPFTTSTLQQEASKALNFATAKTMRIAQQLYEGVDIKGNGTVGVITYLRTDSTRISDEADANVRSYIAQQYGEKFVAPGSKSGGSGKNIQDAHEAIRPTDVARTPAQMKESLTRDQFRLYQLIWKRFVASRMQPARYETTSVRIGAGDYRFTVAASKIVFEGFRTVYTEAGEEKEEKNVLLNGLEKGMELTRESFETKQHFTQPPAHYTEAALVKTLEELGIGRPSTYAPTISTIIARRYVAKENKNLYLTEIGEVVNNIMKQSFPSIVDVNFTANMEGLLDAVAEGKVGWKTIIENFYPDLEAAVEKAEKELQAVKIEDEVTDVICDQCGRNMVVKYGPHGKFLACPGFPECRNTKPYLEKIGVKCPICGKDVVLRKTKKGRKYYGCEGNPECEFMSWQKPSKERCPRCGSYMVEKGNKLCCSNEQCGFVENKENSEKEEK, from the coding sequence ATGGCACGTTATCTTGTAATCGTGGAGTCTCCGGCAAAAGTAAAGACAATCAAAAAATTTTTGGGAAAGAATTATGTTGTCACCGCCTCCAACGGCCATGTGCGCGATCTGCCTAAAAGTCAGCTAGGTATTGATGTGGAACATGATTTTGAACCCAAATACATTACCATCAGAGGGAAAGGCGAACTGCTGGCAGGACTGCGAAAAGAAGTAAAAAAAGCAGACCGGGTCTATCTTGCTACGGACCCGGACCGGGAAGGGGAGGCTATCTCCTGGCATTTGAGCAAAGCGCTGAACCTGGAGGATAAAAAGACTTATCGGATCAGTTTTAATGAGATCACAAAAAACGCGGTAAAAGAATCTTTGAAAAATGCCAGAGATATTGATATGGATCTGGTTGACGCTCAGCAGGCCCGCCGTATACTGGACCGGATTGTGGGCTATAAGATCAGCCCCCTGCTGTGGGCCAAGGTAAAACGCGGACTTTCCGCCGGCCGTGTTCAGTCGGTGGCCTTAAGGATCATCGCGGACCGGGAGGAGGAGATCAGCGCGTTTATCCCGGAGGAATACTGGACTTTGGACGCCCAGCTAAAAGTTCCCGGCGAGCGTAAAAGCGTCACTGCCAAATTCTACGGGACCGGGGATAAGAAGAAGACCATCTCTTCCAAAGAGGAACTGGACCAGATCCTGCAGGAGATCCAGGATGCCCGCTATTACGTAGAGGATGTGAGAAAAGGAGAACGGATCAAAAAGACTCCGGTGCCTTTTACCACCAGTACTTTGCAGCAGGAAGCCTCCAAAGCTTTAAATTTTGCTACGGCAAAGACCATGAGGATTGCCCAGCAGCTTTATGAAGGTGTGGATATCAAGGGGAATGGGACGGTAGGTGTGATCACTTACCTGCGTACCGATTCTACCCGGATATCCGATGAGGCGGACGCCAATGTAAGAAGCTATATCGCGCAGCAATATGGAGAGAAGTTTGTTGCTCCCGGAAGTAAAAGCGGTGGGAGCGGCAAGAATATCCAGGATGCTCATGAGGCGATCCGGCCAACGGATGTGGCCAGAACGCCGGCGCAGATGAAAGAGTCCCTTACCAGAGATCAGTTCAGGCTGTATCAGTTGATCTGGAAACGGTTTGTGGCAAGCCGGATGCAGCCGGCCAGATATGAGACTACTTCCGTGCGGATCGGAGCGGGAGACTACCGATTTACGGTGGCGGCTTCCAAGATTGTATTTGAAGGTTTCCGAACGGTATACACGGAAGCGGGAGAAGAGAAGGAAGAGAAGAATGTTCTGCTTAATGGTCTGGAGAAAGGGATGGAGCTCACCAGAGAAAGTTTTGAGACCAAACAGCATTTCACCCAGCCGCCGGCTCACTATACAGAAGCGGCCCTGGTTAAAACATTGGAAGAGCTGGGCATTGGACGGCCAAGCACTTACGCGCCCACGATTTCCACTATCATTGCCAGGCGCTATGTGGCTAAAGAAAATAAAAACCTTTATCTGACTGAGATCGGAGAGGTTGTGAACAATATTATGAAGCAGTCCTTCCCAAGTATCGTGGATGTGAATTTTACCGCTAATATGGAAGGGCTTTTGGACGCCGTAGCAGAAGGAAAAGTGGGATGGAAGACGATCATCGAGAACTTCTATCCGGATCTGGAGGCGGCGGTAGAAAAGGCGGAAAAGGAGCTGCAGGCGGTCAAAATCGAGGATGAAGTAACAGACGTGATCTGTGACCAGTGCGGCCGGAATATGGTGGTCAAATACGGCCCTCACGGGAAATTTTTGGCCTGTCCCGGATTCCCGGAATGCCGCAACACCAAGCCTTATCTTGAGAAGATCGGCGTAAAATGTCCGATCTGCGGCAAAGACGTAGTCTTGCGCAAGACGAAGAAAGGCCGGAAATATTACGGATGTGAAGGAAACCCGGAATGTGAATTCATGTCCTGGCAGAAACCTTCCAAAGAGCGCTGCCCAAGGTGCGGCTCTTACATGGTAGAGAAAGGGAACAAACTTTGCTGCAGCAATGAACAGTGCGGGTTTGTGGAAAATAAAGAAAATTCCGAAAAAGAAGAAAAATAA
- the codY gene encoding GTP-sensing pleiotropic transcriptional regulator CodY, with protein MSVQLLDKTRKINKLLHNNNSSKVVFNDICAVLAEILNSNVFVVSKKGKVLGGSKYDTVPYIEELIEKDVGKHIDEMLNERLLSILSTKENVNLETLGFSEEAVKGYQAIITPIEIAGERLGTLFIYKQGEMYEIDDIILSEYGTTVVGLEMLRSVNEENAEETRKEHIVQSAISTLSYSELEAIIHIFDELDGTEGILVASKIADRVGITRSVIVNALRKFESAGVIESRSSGMKGTYIKVVNDYVFTELERIKKEKNN; from the coding sequence ATGAGCGTACAATTATTGGATAAAACCAGAAAAATCAACAAATTACTGCATAATAATAATTCGAGTAAAGTAGTGTTTAATGACATCTGTGCGGTTTTGGCTGAAATATTGAACTCAAATGTATTTGTAGTAAGCAAGAAGGGAAAGGTCCTCGGAGGAAGCAAATACGATACAGTTCCATATATTGAGGAACTGATCGAAAAGGATGTGGGAAAACATATCGATGAAATGTTGAACGAACGTCTTCTGAGCATTCTTTCCACGAAAGAAAATGTCAATCTGGAAACCCTGGGATTCTCGGAAGAGGCGGTGAAAGGCTACCAGGCGATCATAACCCCCATTGAGATCGCGGGAGAGCGGCTGGGCACCTTGTTTATTTACAAGCAGGGAGAGATGTATGAGATTGACGATATTATCTTAAGTGAATATGGAACTACGGTTGTAGGTTTGGAGATGCTCCGGTCTGTGAATGAAGAAAACGCTGAAGAAACCAGAAAAGAACACATTGTACAGTCGGCGATCAGCACGTTGTCTTATTCGGAGCTGGAAGCCATCATCCATATCTTTGATGAACTGGATGGGACAGAAGGAATCCTGGTGGCGAGCAAAATTGCCGACCGGGTGGGGATTACCCGGTCGGTGATCGTAAATGCCTTGCGCAAGTTTGAGAGCGCCGGGGTTATCGAATCCCGCTCTTCCGGAATGAAGGGTACATACATCAAAGTAGTAAACGATTATGTATTTACAGAGCTGGAGCGGATCAAGAAAGAAAAAAACAACTAA